The following coding sequences lie in one Steroidobacter denitrificans genomic window:
- a CDS encoding EAL domain-containing protein has translation MKRELLEAVAERRLNLHYQPKFRLDSGELQGVEALLRWRSESGAWIAPAVFTPILERSGAIHEVCHWVFERAATDSAYWLQCGHDVRRIAINISPVQLRGRDGPLSILDLCTDWPAGKVQLDVELTESALIANNREVVDLFKRLSERNVIVALDDFGCGYSSLSLLADLPVDHLKIDRTFTSLLLCNRRVEKVVQAIVGLAHELGMKIVAEGIETIDQLNRVRALGIEIGQGFLFSRALDRESLLDFLALATPALQRSRGAHGSSISRV, from the coding sequence ATGAAGCGGGAATTACTTGAGGCCGTAGCCGAACGGCGCTTGAATTTGCATTACCAGCCCAAGTTTCGATTGGATAGCGGCGAACTCCAAGGGGTGGAGGCGCTGCTGCGTTGGCGCAGCGAGAGTGGCGCATGGATCGCCCCGGCAGTGTTCACGCCGATCTTGGAGAGAAGTGGCGCGATCCACGAAGTCTGCCACTGGGTATTCGAACGCGCAGCAACCGATAGCGCCTATTGGCTGCAATGCGGTCATGACGTGCGGCGAATTGCGATCAATATCTCTCCGGTGCAGCTGCGCGGTAGAGATGGGCCGCTCTCCATCCTGGATCTATGCACGGACTGGCCTGCCGGAAAAGTACAGCTCGATGTCGAGCTGACGGAATCGGCATTGATAGCGAATAACCGTGAGGTTGTGGATCTGTTCAAGCGCCTTTCGGAGCGGAACGTCATCGTCGCGTTGGATGACTTCGGCTGCGGCTATTCGTCGTTGAGCCTGCTCGCCGATCTGCCGGTCGATCATCTCAAGATCGATCGAACCTTCACATCGCTTTTATTGTGCAACCGGCGCGTCGAGAAGGTCGTACAGGCGATAGTCGGCCTGGCGCACGAACTGGGGATGAAAATCGTCGCCGAGGGGATTGAGACTATCGATCAGTTAAACCGGGTGCGGGCGCTGGGTATCGAGATCGGACAAGGATTTCTGTTCAGCCGGGCGCTCGACCGGGAGTCATTGCTGGATTTTCTTGCGCTGGCGACGCCTGCGCTGCAACGATCTCGCGGCGCGCATGGCTCCAGCATTTCACGTGTGTGA
- a CDS encoding tyrosine-type recombinase/integrase, producing the protein MTDTLIERYLDVLVVEYHIGAATRAAHRLDLLNLERWLGRHSKSSLVDVTDTALVRYLSKELARSPTLAVRRRRTMRRFYAWLKDVGCRDDDPMQGRRMRNWWTTRAKIHIPPRQARRLELALTSRNQMIVALMLSCGLEARDIAALKLRDLVLNERVLLSQNRRIELRPVLLKMLQQYLDNARPRLLRVHDSEYVFLSPVGSPLYPAMLRDTVASLTGKFWRSRKREERSAIH; encoded by the coding sequence TTGACAGATACGCTGATCGAGAGATATCTCGATGTGCTTGTCGTCGAGTACCACATCGGCGCCGCGACACGTGCCGCGCATCGTCTGGATCTACTAAATCTGGAACGATGGCTCGGTCGTCACTCCAAATCATCTTTGGTCGATGTTACGGACACAGCTCTTGTACGCTATCTGAGCAAGGAACTCGCTCGTTCGCCGACACTTGCTGTACGCCGGCGGCGTACGATGCGTCGTTTTTACGCCTGGCTCAAAGATGTTGGATGTCGCGACGACGATCCCATGCAAGGACGGCGCATGCGCAATTGGTGGACCACGCGAGCGAAGATCCATATACCGCCGCGTCAAGCTCGCCGTCTGGAACTCGCGCTGACATCGCGCAATCAGATGATAGTTGCCTTGATGCTGAGCTGCGGTCTGGAGGCTCGCGACATAGCGGCCCTGAAACTACGCGATCTCGTATTGAACGAGAGGGTGCTGTTGTCACAAAACCGGCGTATCGAACTGCGTCCGGTGTTGTTGAAAATGCTACAGCAATATCTGGATAACGCCCGGCCGCGTCTCTTAAGGGTCCATGATAGCGAGTACGTCTTTCTATCGCCGGTGGGTAGCCCGCTATACCCGGCCATGTTGCGCGACACCGTCGCGAGTCTGACCGGCAAATTCTGGCGCTCTCGGAAGCGGGAGGAACGCAGTGCGATTCATTAA
- the wecB gene encoding non-hydrolyzing UDP-N-acetylglucosamine 2-epimerase, which produces MNCRVHLIAAARPNFMKIAPLYHVLAEQPWIDARIVHTGQHYDRNMSENFFLDLRLPDPHFHLEVGSGTHAEQTAKVMVAYEKICSRRSRPDWTIVVGDVNSTIACALAATKLWIPVIHLEAGLRSSDRRMPEEINRLVTDAISDVLWTPSPDADENLLREGVAPERIDRVGNIMIDSYEMMRPQIEAAPGPRKFGLRRGEYAVVTLHRPSNVDQRETLVSLVTQLHSTSAYLPLLFAVHPRTRKKLVEFGLWASLESNPSLRLTEPLGYVEFMALVSAARLVITDSGGVQEESTYLGIPCLTLRENTERPITVMQGTNRLVPSHLLTANVQGVLRGEWAKGMCPQSWDGRTALRCLAALKRRHEAMVATH; this is translated from the coding sequence ATGAATTGTCGTGTTCATCTGATCGCTGCGGCGCGACCGAATTTCATGAAGATCGCGCCTCTGTACCATGTGTTGGCGGAACAGCCATGGATCGACGCGCGGATCGTCCATACGGGACAGCACTACGACCGCAATATGTCGGAAAATTTTTTTTTGGATCTAAGATTGCCGGATCCACACTTTCATCTCGAAGTCGGCAGTGGCACACATGCGGAACAGACGGCGAAGGTGATGGTCGCTTATGAGAAAATTTGCAGTAGACGGTCAAGACCCGACTGGACCATCGTCGTTGGTGACGTCAACTCGACTATAGCTTGCGCATTGGCAGCAACAAAGCTATGGATTCCGGTGATACACCTCGAAGCAGGACTGCGCAGCAGCGACCGACGTATGCCGGAGGAAATCAATCGGCTGGTCACAGATGCGATCTCGGATGTATTGTGGACACCCTCGCCGGATGCTGACGAGAACTTGCTTCGCGAGGGCGTGGCACCGGAACGTATCGATCGTGTCGGTAATATCATGATCGACTCGTACGAGATGATGAGGCCGCAGATCGAAGCGGCGCCAGGTCCACGGAAATTCGGCCTGCGGCGAGGAGAATATGCCGTCGTAACGCTGCATCGACCGTCGAATGTCGATCAGCGCGAAACGCTGGTAAGCCTCGTGACACAGCTGCATTCGACCTCGGCATATCTACCTCTGCTATTTGCGGTGCATCCGCGGACTCGCAAGAAACTCGTAGAGTTCGGGTTATGGGCTTCGCTCGAATCCAATCCCAGCCTGCGACTCACCGAGCCCCTCGGCTACGTGGAGTTCATGGCGCTGGTGAGCGCGGCGCGTTTGGTGATTACCGATTCTGGAGGGGTCCAGGAGGAATCGACCTATTTGGGGATTCCTTGTTTGACGCTGCGAGAGAATACGGAGCGTCCGATCACTGTAATGCAGGGAACCAATCGCCTGGTGCCATCGCATTTACTCACCGCTAATGTGCAGGGCGTACTACGAGGTGAATGGGCCAAAGGCATGTGCCCACAGAGTTGGGATGGACGTACGGCGCTTCGTTGTCTAGCCGCCTTGAAGCGCCGACACGAAGCGATGGTGGCAACTCACTGA
- a CDS encoding cytochrome-c peroxidase, translating into MTVALASTHSPASTRTAEPVSPIQATEIRHPARVELGKKLFFDPRLSRSGFISCNSCHNLSMGGSDNLKTSIGHKWQMGPINSPTVLNSSLNVAQFWDGRAKSLAEQAGGPIANPKEMAFTHDLAIDMLRSIPQYIEEFRAVFGTEQFTITEVTEAIAAFEETLVTPNARFDKWLEGDDDAISAQELNGYQLFRNSGCVACHHGPNLGGTSFQKMGIVEPYTTDNPEEGRIAVTGEDADRFNFKVPTLRNVELTYPYFHDGAADTLSQAVDIMGRIQLGRKFTPQENTDIVAFLKTLTGDQPQVILPILPPSSDMTPRPAPFE; encoded by the coding sequence ATGACCGTCGCGCTGGCATCTACGCACTCGCCGGCATCCACGCGGACCGCCGAACCGGTCTCGCCGATCCAGGCGACGGAGATTCGCCATCCGGCGCGAGTGGAGCTGGGTAAAAAACTCTTTTTCGATCCGCGGCTGTCGCGTTCGGGCTTCATATCCTGCAATTCCTGTCACAACCTGAGCATGGGCGGTTCGGACAACCTGAAGACCTCCATCGGCCACAAATGGCAGATGGGCCCGATCAATTCGCCCACTGTGCTCAATTCCAGCTTGAACGTCGCCCAATTCTGGGACGGCCGGGCAAAGAGTCTTGCGGAACAGGCGGGTGGACCGATCGCCAATCCCAAGGAGATGGCGTTCACACATGATCTAGCCATCGATATGCTGCGTTCTATTCCACAATACATCGAAGAGTTTCGCGCGGTGTTCGGCACCGAGCAATTTACCATCACTGAAGTGACGGAGGCGATTGCCGCGTTCGAAGAAACCTTGGTGACGCCGAACGCCCGTTTCGACAAGTGGCTCGAGGGCGATGATGATGCGATCAGCGCGCAGGAGCTGAACGGCTATCAGCTCTTCAGGAACAGCGGTTGCGTGGCCTGTCACCATGGGCCGAATCTCGGCGGCACCTCGTTCCAGAAAATGGGTATCGTCGAGCCCTATACGACCGATAATCCGGAAGAAGGCCGCATCGCGGTCACCGGCGAGGATGCCGATCGCTTCAATTTCAAGGTGCCGACGCTTCGTAACGTGGAGCTTACTTATCCGTATTTCCACGATGGGGCAGCCGACACCCTGAGCCAGGCGGTAGATATCATGGGCCGTATCCAACTGGGCCGGAAGTTCACGCCGCAAGAAAATACCGACATCGTCGCGTTCCTGAAAACACTCACCGGCGATCAGCCGCAGGTCATCCTGCCGATCCTGCCGCCCTCGAGCGATATGACGCCGCGGCCCGCGCCTTTTGAGTGA